A stretch of DNA from Mycolicibacterium celeriflavum:
CATCGACGCCGCGATCAACACCGTGGGTTGGGCGCTCGATCTCGTGGCCAACCACACGATCCTGGCGCGAATCCTGTTGAACGGCTGGGGCGCCATGTTCGACGCCGGCTACTTCTGGCACTACAACGAGCTGTGGCTCGGCGGTGCAGCCGGCCCGGGGGAGAAGGCGATGGAGGTCGGGATGATCCTCACCGTCTTCACGATGCGGATCGCCGCCGGAATCGGCTTCCTCCAGATGAAAAGGTGGGGCCACCAATGGATGATCGTCACCTGCTGGATGGGGGTGCTCATCTGGTGCCTCTACGTGTTCAACATGACGATGTACGCCGACGTGCGCTACGCCGGCACGATATTCCCCGTCGTCGGTTGGTGGCTGTACGACATCTTCTACATCACGCCGTTCCTCGCGATCCCCTACCTGCATTCGGTCAACCGCGAGATCTTCTCTGACTGACTTAGATCATTGACTTAAGTCAGTAGCTGCGTTACAAAGAGCAGACCACGACGGCTCAGGTGAGGCTGTCGGCGTGCTTGAAACGCCGGTGGCAATGACCAATAACGCGCCCGCAAGGAGGCCGCACTGGTGGACTGGATCTGGGAAATACTTCGTTACGTCGCCGCCTGGGGCGGTACCGGCCTGATCATCTGGTTCTGGTACTGGATGTTCTCCAACATCGGCACCTTCTGACCGGCCCGGGCAATCGATGACTGAACTTGCCGATGCGCACGCGATGGCGGTCGAGCGCAGTTGCGCGGTGACGGCCGTTGCGTTGAGCGGACAACGGCGCGAGGGCGTTCGTCTCGTAACCGGTGAGCACCGCGCATTCAGCTTGAGTGCGGCGTTGGACTTCGTACATGTGCCCTATCCGATCGGCCGCGACTGGACCCGCAGAACCCTCACATGTGGTGTCGCACTCCAATGTTCACCATCCAAGGACAGGCTAGTCGAGTACCGGCTCAACGAGCTCTCGGCACGCGAACTGCGCGCGCTTACTGTCGTCGAGGCACGCGTCGCCCTGGGCTGGGTCTGCGAACGCTGGCCCGGCCTGTTGCCGGAGATCCGGCGAGTGCTCGGCGATATCGACATGCTCGACGGCGACCTCGATGCGACGGCGATGCTCAACCAGGCGATCGCCTTGGCGCGCACCGGACAGCCACTGAGCGCCCATCCGCTGCTGGGCCGTCTTCCGCTTGCATACACGGCTCCGCAAGGCATGTCGGACAAGATGCGGCGCACGCTCGGCCGGATGCCGTGGACCACATCGCAGAAGCGCCTGCCGCGGCCTTACTCCATCCCTGTCGGAGGCGACGGCGGCATCCGCAATCCCAATCTGCCTCCGCCGAGCCGACCGCAGGACAACGATCTCGACATCACTCCGGACCACCGGCCCGGCATCCCCTATCCCGAGTGGAACGCGTGGACCAAGAGTTTCATGCGCGACCACGTCGCGGTGCTGGAAAGGGCACACCCATCCCGCAGCCGAGAGCCGGGATCGACATCGGCCGAGCTGAGAAGGTGGTTCGAAGAGCACACCCATCGCGCGATGAGGAACCGGTTGGAGGACGGCTCCGATCTGGACGTCGAACAATACGTCAACCATTACATCGACCTGACCACCGGTGAGGCGATCGAGCCGCGTCTTTTCCGCGAGCTCCTGCCGAGCAACCGGGACGTCACCACCGC
This window harbors:
- a CDS encoding nitric oxide reductase activation protein NorD; this translates as MTELADAHAMAVERSCAVTAVALSGQRREGVRLVTGEHRAFSLSAALDFVHVPYPIGRDWTRRTLTCGVALQCSPSKDRLVEYRLNELSARELRALTVVEARVALGWVCERWPGLLPEIRRVLGDIDMLDGDLDATAMLNQAIALARTGQPLSAHPLLGRLPLAYTAPQGMSDKMRRTLGRMPWTTSQKRLPRPYSIPVGGDGGIRNPNLPPPSRPQDNDLDITPDHRPGIPYPEWNAWTKSFMRDHVAVLERAHPSRSREPGSTSAELRRWFEEHTHRAMRNRLEDGSDLDVEQYVNHYIDLTTGEAIEPRLFRELLPSNRDVTTALLLDGSSSLGVHGGRIFKLELACADALSRAMTLARERHGIFVFTGNTRHRVEVSCLKDFEDRRFVPPSRLGLSTGGYTRLGAPLRHLTSRLLAQPSERRLLIVIGDGLISDEGYEGRYAWADAAHAVEEASDAGVSIYYVGVGPTRVDPLPEVFGPRRSQRIRRVEELPRVLAHVHRELVAA